In the genome of Eschrichtius robustus isolate mEscRob2 chromosome 2, mEscRob2.pri, whole genome shotgun sequence, the window CTCCCGCGGGTCTGGCGGCCGCTGGGGCTGTGGATGTGGGAGGGACGCGACCGCAGGCCACGCCCCGTCCAGGCCACTCCCCGTCCAAGCAACGCTCCCGGGCCCGAGGTGACTGCGGTGCGCAGACAACCTCTTTGGGTCGCCCCCCCTTAGTGCGTCCGGCTGTATGTCCGCCCTCGGGCTGGCCTGAGTCCCCTCGTCGCCGGCTGGAAGTCCCCTCCTTAGCACACCCTCTGTTCTCCACGTCGGGAAGTGCCTCCTGGAATCCAGCCTGAAGCTGTCCGAACCTTCAATGTTTAAGCCGCCCTTTAGGCGGCTAGAAATCCTCCATCGGGTCTAACTTCGATTCTGTTGGCTTTAGGCCACCCTGAGCAGCCTGGAAATCCCACCCTGAATCTACCCTCCACTCTTCTGGCTCGTTTTCTCCGAGGCCAGCGGGAAGTCCCATTTACGTCTGCCCTCCATCCCTCCCGCCTTGGGGCCACCAGGGGACCGGTGGGAAGTTCCTCCCTGAGCTTCCCCACCCCCGCGCCAGACCCCGCGCACAGAGGAGGCCCAGGCGAGGTGGCGGTGGTACGTGTGTTTATTGGCGCGGGCCCAAGCCGCGTGGGCACGGGTGGCTGTCAAAGCGCCGCGATGCAGTCGGTGCCCGTGTACCCCGGTAGGCGCAGAGCGAACTTTCGGCGCACGTCGTCGGGCACGAACCTGCCAGCCACGAAGTGGTGGCGCCCGGAGAAGCGGCCGGCGCATTGCTTGGGCGCCGCCAGCGATACGAGCACGTCGGGTCGTAGCCCGTCCTCGGCGTCGCCGCCGGTCTCTGGGTCCCAGCCTGagggaggaaggatgggaggCGGGGATCAGGAGCTGGAAGGGGTGCTGGCTCTCAGACAAGAGACCTGCCGCCCCATCAcccacttccccttccccatcaGACACAGCCTCTGCTCTGACCCGTGAGTTTGGTCAGACCTGCCTCCCATAAAACGGAGCCTCTGCCCTCAGGCCAGTTTCTCCCTGCTCCTTGGAGATGTTTCCCTCCTCCTCTGACCAGAGCTTCTGCCCTCATACTTGTCTACCTCTGCTCCCATCCTGCTGCCCAATCTTCCTCCTCCATCTGACTCAGCCTCTGCCTTCAGACGACCTCATTTCTACCTGCTGCCCTTTCCCAATCAGACCTATGCGTCTGCCTTCTGACCCGGCGTCTGTCTCTATACCTCCCTCCCTATCAATCCTGAGCTCCCCTACTTAAACTAAAGTCTCTTTCCACCCAgacctcccagcctcctcccagaTCCCCACTCTCTACTCAGGGGACAGACTTGCCACCATCCTCAGGCAAGCCTCCCCCATCAGACCTGTCTCTTTGccccaggttcttgcctctgacaagatgtgccccccacccctcccaactTGAGCAGCCATCCTCCTCCCTCTGACTAGAGACTCTTCCCTCTGACCTGACATCCCTGCCTTCACCTTCAGACTAGATCTTGCCTTTTGACTTGGCagcaccctgccccctccctcattGGGTTGTAGCCTCTGCCATCCCTGAAATGAGCCTCCACCTTCAGACTAGGGGCTttgccttctctcctccctctgacCTGTCTGGGGCCACTAACTAAAAGCCTCCTCCCTCTGACTTTAATccttccttctctgaccctggccTCCACCCTCAGACTAGGGGCCACTAATAATCCCTCCTGACCTAACAGGGAGACCCTCTCTGTCCAAGGCTATCCGTTCAGACATGAGCTTGCAGTCTGTCCCCTCAGACCACCTCCTCCCTTAGACACCACCCCCAGCTCTGTGGCATCCTGCTGGTATGACCCCGGGGTCTTGTAATCCGGGTGGTGTCCCCCTGAGTCTGGCCAACCCCACGGAGGGTCTGGCTGGCCAGCAGCTGTTTGTTTCGTTCTGCCCATTGCCTAATGGCTCCAACAGGCCTGGGGCGGTGGCCAGGATGAGCGGGGCCTTTGCCGAGTGAGCTCACGTCTGCCCCGGGTGACTGGGCCAGGGTGGGCAGCGGGCACACTGTGCTGGGTGTAGGGGGAGGGGACCCAGGGTCACATGGGCACCAGCCTGGGTATTCCCCATCCGAGGGATGGACATGACCCTCAGCCTCACCCAGAGTGCAGGATCCATCcatgctggggaaactgaggctcagagtgggcaGACAGGCTGGGACCACCAGAAGCCAGGGTACAGGGGCCTCCACCCAAGCCCTCCAGGTCCTCATGCCCCCCGCTCCACCTGACATGCCTGAGGGAATGTCCAGGCTCACGAGGGGGATGGACAGTAGCTTGAGCGTGGCCAGCGCACGCATGCAGGGGCCTCCGACCTTGCCCGGCTCCACACCGGGGCCCAGCACAGCATCCACCACCAGCCTGTAGGCGTCGTTGATGAGCCGGACCTGGAAGGGCAGGCAGGGTCAGGGGTCGATCTTGGGGCACTGTCCCCCACCAACCCCCTCAGTTGCCACCCGAGCTGACCTCCGTGGGCAGATAGGACAGGAAGGGGATGTCCATCTTCTCACACTGGGTAGTCAGGTCGCGGTGCAGTGGGTCCAGTGAGCGAGTGGGGTAGAAGATGGTTGGTTCGTACTCCtgcggggagtgggaaggggtcAGCACTGGGGCCCTCCCAGGCTCCCCACTGGGCCTCTGCCCCCAGATCTGGGTACCAGGCAGCAGACACTGCCTGGCACAAGCACTGGGCATATTCTGTAACCTGACATGCCTCATCCTCCCCCTGGGACACTAATAAGAGGAGGAAGCAATTGTTTTTCAAGGATGGGTTGGGAGTGTGACCCTGGGAGGCCAAGGAAATCCTTGCTACTCACAAACACCCGCAGGTGCCGGGCACAGACCAGCCCCACTGCCCCATTCTGCTCCGGGCCGCACACGACTAGCACCGTCCTCTGCTTCCGGGAGTGGGCAGGCAAAGGGAACACCTGGCAGGGGCACAGCAAAGGCAAAGGCATGGCGTTCGGAACTTCTCCTTACtccagtggggaaactgaggcctggagtagAGGATGGGATAGGGCTTGGGCCTGGAGGCAAGAGGACAGGACAGGAGGAGAGGGGCCAGGGCCTctgggggcctcagtttccttgttggAGACCCAGAGtccttgcctcaggctctgccAAGCCCAAGCAGAAAAACGTGCCTCCTGCCACGACCCGAGCCCAGACTGCGGTTTGTTTATTCTCGGCCTGAGTTGCAGACATTCTTCCACCTTTTTCCACTGCAgtggctgcccctccccccgctcatgtttccaggcctccgtccctccttccctcccggaGGCCCCAAAGCTGGGGGCAGTAGGGGAGGGGGGTATTTTTCCAACGCGCCATACCCTGTCTCTCTCCGTCCGTCCCTCTCCGTTGGCCTCTGTCTTCACCtccctgtctttctctctgtatctctcaGACTCTCTACGTGTCTCTCCTCAGATGAGACGTGTCTCTCGTTTCTGTCTTCGCCTCTGTGTCTTTCTCTCGGTCTCTGTATCTCTCAGactctcctctgtgtctctgtgtatcTCCCTCTCTTTTAACGCAGAAGCTAAGAGTCTCAGCCCTACCCTGACTCTCTGCTTGGCCTCAGCTCACTCTCCTTCCCCAGCCTTTATCAAATGGGAGTAACAATGGCTCCGACAGGCTTGTGGGGTCTCTACCAGGCCCAGGGTGGCTCCAGGGGGCCCAACTATAACCTCCAACCACACAGAGGGAAAGTTATTTCCTTTTTGAGTCTCCTCCCCA includes:
- the YJEFN3 gene encoding yjeF N-terminal domain-containing protein 3, whose amino-acid sequence is MSSAAGPDLAEAPEERCFLSTAEAAALERELLEDYRFGRQQLVEWCGHASAVAVTKVFPLPAHSRKQRTVLVVCGPEQNGAVGLVCARHLRVFEYEPTIFYPTRSLDPLHRDLTTQCEKMDIPFLSYLPTEVRLINDAYRLVVDAVLGPGVEPGKVGGPCMRALATLKLLSIPLVSLDIPSGWDPETGGDAEDGLRPDVLVSLAAPKQCAGRFSGRHHFVAGRFVPDDVRRKFALRLPGYTGTDCIAAL